TTTTACCATGCTCTAGTATTATTTCTTGATATAATTCTTTTAAGTTCATTTTTGATTAAAAATTTTTTTACAATTATTTATTGCATCATTAAGTTTATCTAAATCTTCTCTCGTATTATAAATTCCAACAGATGCTCGCGAGCTTGCGGGTATATTTAATTTATCATGTAGAATTTGACAGCAATGATGACCCGCTCTTATTGCTACTCCATCTTCATCTAAAATAGTTGCTACATCATGTGGATGAATACCCTCAATAGTAAAAGATAAAACTCCACCTTTATTTTTAGGGTTACCAATTAATTTAACTGAGTTATTTTTTTGTAATAGTTTCTGCCCATATTCAACTAAGCCAGCTTCATGTTTCACCAAATTATCTATACCAATTCTTTCTAAAAATTTAATAGACTGATCAAATGCAATCACTTGAGCTGTAGCCATAGTCCCTGCTTCAAATTTATTGGGTAAATCACCATAAGAAATTCTATCTTTTTTAACTTCATTGATCATTCCACCACCACCTTGATATGGTGGCAATTCTTCTAGCCATTTTTTTTTACCATACAAAATACCTAAACCAGTTGGGCCATACATTTTGTGGCAAGAAATTGCGTAAAAATCACAATCAAGATCTTGCATATCTAATCTTAAATGAGGAGCACCCTGACAACCATCAACTACAACAATTATTCCTTTTGAATGAGCAAGTTCTGTAATTTCTTTTATTGGTAAAATAGCACCAGTAACATTTGATAAATGTGTAATTGAAATTACTTTTGTTCTTTGGGTAATTTTTTTTTCTATCTCTTCTAATGTAACTTCACCATCTTCATTGATTTCAGCGAAATTAATTTTTATATTTTTTGATTTTCTTAGAAAATGCCAAGGTACATAATTAGAATGGTGCTCCAATTCTGTGATGAGCACTTCATCACCTTCTTGTAAATAATTTTGACCCAATGTATTAGCAACTAAATTAAGTGCTTCCGTTGCACCTTTAGTAAAAACAATTTCATTTTTATCCTTAGCATTAATAAACTTTTGAACTGAAGTTCTTGTGTTCTCATATAAATTAGTAGCAGCAACAGCTAGATAATGAACACTTCTCCCTACATTAGAAAATTCTTTAGTATAAAATTCATTAATTCTATCTATTACAACTTTTGGTTTTTGAGAAGAATTTGCACTATCAAGATAAACTAAATCATTATTTTGAATTTTTTCGTCAAAAATAGGGAACTCTTTCTTTATCGTATCTATATTCATTCTTTAACTCCAATCATATTTTTTATCAAATTTTTAATTTCAGAATCTGTTATTTTTTCTATTACATCTAGCAAAAATCCATTGATTAAAAGTTCTCTTGATTGCTGATAATTTAATCCCCTGGACATTAAATAAAATATTGAGTCCTCATTTAAACTCCCTGATGAAGATCCATGTGAACATTTTACATCATCTGCATAAATTTCTAATTCTGGTTTTGCGTTAAATTCAGATGCTTCATTTAATAGAATTGCTTTACTTAGTTGATAACCATCTGTTTTCTGTGCTTCAGAATTAACAAATATTTTACCTTGATATACAGCTTTAGAACTATCATCTAAAACACTTTTTACTAATTGATAACTTTTAGTATTTTCTGTTAAGTGATTTATAGTTGTTCTAATTTCATGATGCCTATCCTTAGACAGTGAAAAAATACCATTTATAAATGCTGACGAATATTTTCCTTTTAAATTACAATTAATTTCATTTTTACAAAAATTTGATCCTGAAGATAAAATAAATGTTTCTGAAACACTATTTTTTTCTTGCTCAATATTATTAAAAGAATATTTAATATTTTTATTTTCAAATTTATCTATTTTATAATTTTTTAAAACCGCGTTTTCTTTTAAATCAAAGCTATAAAAAATATTTAAAAAATTCTTTTCAGAAGTATCGTTAAATAAGTCAATTAGTCTTAGAGAACTATCTTTATCTAGTTCAAAATCTAATCTTAAATTTATATTTTTGGACCAAATTTTAGAGTTAGTTGTGTGATAAATAATAAGTGGTTTTGCTAATTGATAACCTCTTTTTACCAGTATTTTAAAAGATTTGTTGGTAAAGGCATTATTTAAATCAGATAAAGAATTATTATTATTAAATTTATTAATAGTTTCAGATTGATCAATTATTTCTATTTGGTCTTTTTTTTCATAATCAAAATCAATTTTTTCAATTCTGCCATTTATAAAGACTATTTTGTTATGCTCTAGTCCATCAACGAATACAGAAGTATCAACTTTGCTTGTAGACGTGTAATCACTATAAAAACTTAGTGTCCCAATATTTTTTTTTATTATTTGATTAAGATCAGAGAATTTCCAATCTTCTTCTCTTCTGTTTGGAAATCCTTTATTAATAAAATTATCTAAATAAAATTTTTTTATTTCAATATCTTTTTGAGATAAACTTAAATTTTCAATAATATTGTCAAAATCTTTTTGTAATTGCTCTTTCATTTAGTGAAAATTTTCATACCCCTTTTTTTCTAATTCTAAGGCTAAGTCTGCACCTCCAGATTTAACAATTTTTCCATCCATCAAAACATGAACAAAATCAGGTTTGATATAATCTAATAAACGTTGATAATGCGTAATTATTAAAAATGAATTTTTGTTGTCTCTTAAAGTATTCACGCCATCAGCAACAATTTTTAAAGCGTCGATATCTAATCCTGAATCTGTTTCATCTAAAATAGATAATTTTGGAGCTAATAACGACATTTGTAAAATTTCATTTTTCTTTTTTTCTCCACCTGAAAAACCAACATTTAATTGTCGATTTAATTTCTCCTCATCAAATTTAAGTTCTTTCGCTTTTTTCTTCACAAGCTTTAAAAATTCTATAGCGTCTAGCTCTTTTTCACCTCTTGCTTTCCTCACCGCATTTAACGATGTCTTTAAAAATATATTTGTATTAACTCCCGGTATCTCTAACGGATATTGAAAAGCTAAGAATATACCTTTATGTGCTCTTTCTTCTGTTTCAAGTTCAAATAAATCCTTTTCCTCAAAAAGTATTTCTCCTGAGACTTCATAGCCTTTTTTTCCAGATAAAATATTTGATAATGTGCTTTTACCAGATCCATTTGGGCCCATAATAGCATGAACCTCTCCAGGATTTATATTAAGAGAAAATTCTTTTAAAATTTCTTTGTTGTCAATTTTTGCATTTAATTTGTTTATTTTTAACATTATCCAACGCTTCCTTCTAAACTGATACCAACAAGTTTTTGAGCTTCAACTGCAAATTCCATAGGTAACTGTTGCAGAACTTCTTTGCAGAATCCATTTACTATTAACCCAACTGCTTCTTCTTGGCTTAAACCTCTTTGCTGGCAATAATGTAACTGTTCTTCACTTATTTTTGAAGTTGTTGCCTCGTGAGCAATATTAGACTCAGAGTTTTTATTTTTAATATATGGAACCGTATGTGCTCCACATTTGTTACCCATTAATAACGAGTCACATTGGGTATAATTGTTAGAATTTGATGCTTTAGAGGAAATATCGACAAGCCCTCTGTAAGTCATATCTGAAAATCCTGCACTTATTCCTTTCGAAATAATTTTACTCTTTGTATTTTTGCCTAAATGGATCATTTTTGTACCTGTGTCAGCTTTTTGATGATTATTTGTAATTGCTATAGAGTAAAATTCTCCGACAGAATTATCCCCTTTTAAAATACAACTTGGATATTTCCAAGTAATAGCAGAACCCGTTTCTACTTGTGTCCATGAAATTTTAGAATTTTTACCTTTGCACAAACCACGTTTAGTAACAAAATTATATATTCCACCTTTTCCATTTTTATCTCCAGGATACCAATTTTGTACTGTCGAATATTTTATTTCAGCATCATCTAGTGCTATCAACTCTACGTTAGCAGCATGTAATTGATTTTCATCTCTCATTGGAGCTGTACAACCTTCTAGATAACTCACATAACTTCCTTTATCAGCTACAATCAAAGTTCTTTCAAACTGACCTGTATTTGAAGCATTAATTCTAAAGTAAGTTGATAATTCCATTGGACATCTTACGCCCTCAGGTATGTATGCAAATGAACCATCGGTAAAAACAGCAGAATTAAGAGTTGCAAAAAAATGATCAGTTGTAGGAATTACAGATCCTAAATATTTCTTAACTAGTTCAGGATGATTTTGAATAGCCTCCGATATAGGACAGAAGATAATTCCTAACTTGGATAATTCTTCTCTAAAAGTTGTGGCAACTGAGACAGAGTCAAATACTGCATCTACAGCAATACCATTTAATCTTGCTTGTTCTTGAAGTGGGATCCCAAGTTTTTTATATGTCTCTAAAAGTTTTGGATCTAATTCATCTAAACTTTTAGGTTTATCATCCATACTTTTTGGTGCTGAATAATAATATAAATCTTGATAATCAATTTTTGGATACTTAGGTTTTTGCCAATCTGGTTCTTTTAATTGTTTAAATCTTTCAAATGCTTTTAATCTAAAATCAAGCATCCACTTAGGTTCTTTTTTAATATTTGAAATAAATTTAATTACCTCTTCATTTAAACCTTTGGGTGCTCTAGTGCTTTCAATATCGGTTGAAAAACCATATTTATAATCTTTTAACTTTTCTATTTCTTTTTCTCTAGCGTCCATTTTAATTTCTACTTTCTAATGAGTTGCTTATAAGATCTTTCAAGTTTTTTTGTTCAAAAAAATTATTAATATGAATCTCAAGTTCATCCCACAAATTATGAGTAATGCACTTTGTTGTCTTGCTGTTACATCCTTTTTTAGATTCTTTTTTACATTGAACAGTTTTAACTTCTTCATCTACAGCACTAAGTATATTTGCTAATTTAATTTCTTCTGGTTTTTTGTTTAAGATATAACCACCATTAGTTCCTCTAATGCTTTTGACAATATTGTATTTTTTTAATTTAGAAAAAATTTGTTCTAAAAAATCTAAGGAAATTCCTTGTCTTAACGATATATCTCTTAAAGATACTGGATTAGCACTATTGAACTTAGCAAGGTCAGCTAAAGCCATTACCGCATATCTACCTTTTGATGTTAATTTCATATTTACCCTTATTTAAGAAGGCTTTTTATATAAACTTGACTAAATTAGTCAAGTATACAATATAAAAAAAAGATAACATATTGTCGCTTAGTTATGATAAGTGTATTTTTTTTTGAGAATAATAATCAATATCATTTATGGACAATAAAATAGTAGAAGTATTTATACCTGGACCTGCCGGAAGAATGGAAGCCAAGTATTACAAAAGTGAAAAAATTACATCACCAATAGCCTTAGTATTACAACCTCACCCTCAATATGGAGGAACAATGAATAATAAAGTTGTAGTTGATACATTTCATACTTTTATGGAAAACGGGTTTTCTGTATGTAGGGTAAACTTTAGAGGTGTTGGAAAAAGTGATGGTGAATTTGATAATGGTCAAGGCGAACTAGCTGATGCAGCTGCAGCCCTAGACTGGTTAGAACGTGAAAATTTTGACAACTCACAATGTTGGGTTTCAGGATTTTCTTTTGGATCACTAATAGCAATGCAACTACTAATGAGAAGACCAGAAATAAATAGATTTATTGCAATATCACCACAACCAAATGTTTATGATTTTTCATTTTTATCTCCATGCCCTACTTCTGGTTTAATGATTTATGGTAAAAAAGATGAGTTAGTTCCCTTGGAACATATTACAGATTTAGATAAAAGATTAAGTGCTCAAAAAGGTATTAAAGTTGACTTTCAAGCTATAAATGATGCTAATCATTTTTTTACTAAAACAGAAGATGTATTGGTAAAAAGCTTAGATAAATATATCAAAAAAGAATCTGCTTTATTTTAATCTTAAAAGTTTTTAACTAAAACTCCACCTATTGAAGGTTTTAGCACATCCGTAGTGTTAGGGAATGAAATTACTTTTTTAAGTGCAGATCTAATTGCAAGATAAGCAAAAGCTTGGGACTCAATAAAATCTCCATCAATTTTATAATCATCAATTATTTTTAAAGAGATATTTTTTGGCAGTCTTTTTCTTATACTCTCCATTAAAGAAAGATTTTTTCTTCCACCTCCACATACTATTATTAATAATTTTTCATTTTCTTTAATTTTTATTGATTTTAAAATTGATTGATAAATTATTATTGCAGTAAAATCTACTAATGTGGATAAGCCATCCTCATATGATAGACCTTTCACAAAACTTAAATCAAAATCCTTTATATCAAATGAAAGTTTTTTTTGATAATTTATATTATCAAAATTATCAATCGCTTGATTTAGAATAACTTCACTTGTTTTTCCAGTTTTTGAAGTTTTTCCATTTTCATCATATTTCATTTGTGTGTGTCTTCTAACCCACTCGTCTAAGAGACAATTACCTGGACCCACATCAAAACTTGTTAAGTCTTCATTATT
The nucleotide sequence above comes from Candidatus Pelagibacter giovannonii. Encoded proteins:
- a CDS encoding alpha/beta hydrolase translates to MVEVFIPGPAGRMEAKYYKSEKITSPIALVLQPHPQYGGTMNNKVVVDTFHTFMENGFSVCRVNFRGVGKSDGEFDNGQGELADAAAALDWLERENFDNSQCWVSGFSFGSLIAMQLLMRRPEINRFIAISPQPNVYDFSFLSPCPTSGLMIYGKKDELVPLEHITDLDKRLSAQKGIKVDFQAINDANHFFTKTEDVLVKSLDKYIKKESALF
- the sufB gene encoding Fe-S cluster assembly protein SufB codes for the protein MDAREKEIEKLKDYKYGFSTDIESTRAPKGLNEEVIKFISNIKKEPKWMLDFRLKAFERFKQLKEPDWQKPKYPKIDYQDLYYYSAPKSMDDKPKSLDELDPKLLETYKKLGIPLQEQARLNGIAVDAVFDSVSVATTFREELSKLGIIFCPISEAIQNHPELVKKYLGSVIPTTDHFFATLNSAVFTDGSFAYIPEGVRCPMELSTYFRINASNTGQFERTLIVADKGSYVSYLEGCTAPMRDENQLHAANVELIALDDAEIKYSTVQNWYPGDKNGKGGIYNFVTKRGLCKGKNSKISWTQVETGSAITWKYPSCILKGDNSVGEFYSIAITNNHQKADTGTKMIHLGKNTKSKIISKGISAGFSDMTYRGLVDISSKASNSNNYTQCDSLLMGNKCGAHTVPYIKNKNSESNIAHEATTSKISEEQLHYCQQRGLSQEEAVGLIVNGFCKEVLQQLPMEFAVEAQKLVGISLEGSVG
- a CDS encoding anhydro-N-acetylmuramic acid kinase, which encodes MEKFYTSLGLMSGTSMDGVDASIIRSDGESNYEPIFDKYFEYDAVIYSDLLNLRDKINSIKDLTTNSYQINELERKITLFHAKISKEIIKNTEIDVDLVGFHGQTILHNAQEKISKQIGEGNLLSSLLKKEVVYNFRENDILNGGQGAPLAPIFHNLLVNQNKIEKPACVLNVGGIANITLVISKNNEDLTSFDVGPGNCLLDEWVRRHTQMKYDENGKTSKTGKTSEVILNQAIDNFDNINYQKKLSFDIKDFDLSFVKGLSYEDGLSTLVDFTAIIIYQSILKSIKIKENEKLLIIVCGGGRKNLSLMESIRKRLPKNISLKIIDDYKIDGDFIESQAFAYLAIRSALKKVISFPNTTDVLKPSIGGVLVKNF
- the sufC gene encoding Fe-S cluster assembly ATPase SufC, giving the protein MLKINKLNAKIDNKEILKEFSLNINPGEVHAIMGPNGSGKSTLSNILSGKKGYEVSGEILFEEKDLFELETEERAHKGIFLAFQYPLEIPGVNTNIFLKTSLNAVRKARGEKELDAIEFLKLVKKKAKELKFDEEKLNRQLNVGFSGGEKKKNEILQMSLLAPKLSILDETDSGLDIDALKIVADGVNTLRDNKNSFLIITHYQRLLDYIKPDFVHVLMDGKIVKSGGADLALELEKKGYENFH
- a CDS encoding aminotransferase class V-fold PLP-dependent enzyme; the protein is MNIDTIKKEFPIFDEKIQNNDLVYLDSANSSQKPKVVIDRINEFYTKEFSNVGRSVHYLAVAATNLYENTRTSVQKFINAKDKNEIVFTKGATEALNLVANTLGQNYLQEGDEVLITELEHHSNYVPWHFLRKSKNIKINFAEINEDGEVTLEEIEKKITQRTKVISITHLSNVTGAILPIKEITELAHSKGIIVVVDGCQGAPHLRLDMQDLDCDFYAISCHKMYGPTGLGILYGKKKWLEELPPYQGGGGMINEVKKDRISYGDLPNKFEAGTMATAQVIAFDQSIKFLERIGIDNLVKHEAGLVEYGQKLLQKNNSVKLIGNPKNKGGVLSFTIEGIHPHDVATILDEDGVAIRAGHHCCQILHDKLNIPASSRASVGIYNTREDLDKLNDAINNCKKIFNQK
- the sufD gene encoding Fe-S cluster assembly protein SufD, with the translated sequence MKEQLQKDFDNIIENLSLSQKDIEIKKFYLDNFINKGFPNRREEDWKFSDLNQIIKKNIGTLSFYSDYTSTSKVDTSVFVDGLEHNKIVFINGRIEKIDFDYEKKDQIEIIDQSETINKFNNNNSLSDLNNAFTNKSFKILVKRGYQLAKPLIIYHTTNSKIWSKNINLRLDFELDKDSSLRLIDLFNDTSEKNFLNIFYSFDLKENAVLKNYKIDKFENKNIKYSFNNIEQEKNSVSETFILSSGSNFCKNEINCNLKGKYSSAFINGIFSLSKDRHHEIRTTINHLTENTKSYQLVKSVLDDSSKAVYQGKIFVNSEAQKTDGYQLSKAILLNEASEFNAKPELEIYADDVKCSHGSSSGSLNEDSIFYLMSRGLNYQQSRELLINGFLLDVIEKITDSEIKNLIKNMIGVKE
- a CDS encoding RrF2 family transcriptional regulator translates to MKLTSKGRYAVMALADLAKFNSANPVSLRDISLRQGISLDFLEQIFSKLKKYNIVKSIRGTNGGYILNKKPEEIKLANILSAVDEEVKTVQCKKESKKGCNSKTTKCITHNLWDELEIHINNFFEQKNLKDLISNSLESRN